Proteins from a single region of Chaetodon trifascialis isolate fChaTrf1 chromosome 10, fChaTrf1.hap1, whole genome shotgun sequence:
- the mlc1 gene encoding membrane protein MLC1 isoform X2, with protein MQCNELSAREEFTYSHVSTLQKGSEMLGRRGDRGVDRRLDRGELPRPERDSYTVDVRASDLQLAQVEPLKHPCFSYRAWLYSVLIGGSLLITSGFSLYLGNVFPADMDYLRCAAGSGLPAGIASLAIAKNRHVAVSDFQVVYVSTFAVTTTCLVWFGCKLVLNPSAVNINFNLILMILLEVLMASTVILSARSAEDCCCHRKPVTYDRPVVIMPAVFPTGLLKAYSVIEVIVGISAVFGGIIALNMDALLPGPYLSVTFFWILVACFPSAIASHVVSEYPNKCLVEVLIAISSVTSSLLFSASGFLSCSVISFIEIFLHDVPAAKQSYDILLLILMVLLLVQAILTSATVVHCASYKSQLRIRAPECNDSMYTQTHYSEQQAPNGTLQDFNKDRAWKAVVVQVAQ; from the exons ATGCAGTGCAATGAGCTCTCAGCCAGAGAGGAGTTCACCTACAGCCACGTGTCCACTCTGCAGAAGGGAAGTGAGATGCTGGGACGACGGGGCGACAGGGGAGTGGATAGAAGGCTAGATAGGGGGGAGCTGCCTAGGCCTGAGCGGGACAGCTACACAGTGGACGTGAGGGCCAGTGATCTGCAGCTGGCCCAGGTGGAGCCTCTAAAGCACCCCTGCTTCAGCTACAGGGCCTGGCTCTACAGCGTTCTCATAGGG GGCAGTCTTCTCATCACATCTGGTTTCTCTCTGTACCTGGGAAATGTGTTTCCTGCTGACATGGACTACCTACGCTGTGCTGCAGGCTCT GGCCTCCCTGCAGGAATAGCCAGCCTTGCCATTGCAAAGAACAGACATGTTGCA gTGTCAGATTTCCAGGTGGTGTATGTGTCAACATTTGCTGTGACTACTACCTGCCTGGTTTGGTTTGGATGTAAACTGGTCCTGAATCCTTCTGCTGTCAAT ATCAACTTTAACCTCATTTTGATGATTTTGCTGGAGGTGTTGATGGCCAGTACTGTAATCCTATCAGCCCGGTCTGCAGAGgactgctgctgccacaggaag CCAGTGACTTATGACAGACCTGTGGTTATAATGCCTGCAGTGTTCCCCACTGGACTCCTTAAAGCATATTCT GTGATTGAAGTAATTGTAGGAATCTCTGCTGTATTTGGAGGAATTATTGCACTCAACATGGATGCTTTACTACCTGGCCCCTACTTGTCTGTCACATTTTTCTGGATTCTTGTGGCT tgttttcctaGTGCTATTGCCAGTCATGTTGTGTCAGAATACCCCAACAAATGTCTG GTTGAGGTGCTGATTGCCATCAGCAGCGTAACGTCTTCCCTGCTCTTTTCAGCCTCTGGCTTCCTCTCATGCAGTGTGATCAGCTTTATTGAAATTTTCCTGCATGATGTGCCTGCTGCAAAG cAATCCTATGACATCCTGCTGCTGATtctgatggtgctgctgctggtgcaggcAATTCTAACTTCAGCCACTGTGGTGCACTGTGCCTCCTACAAGAGTCAGCTCCGCATAAGGGCTCCAGAGTGCAATGACAGCATGTACACTCAGACCCATTACAGTGAG
- the mlc1 gene encoding membrane protein MLC1 isoform X1: MQCNELSAREEFTYSHVSTLQKGSEMLGRRGDRGVDRRLDRGELPRPERDSYTVDVRASDLQLAQVEPLKHPCFSYRAWLYSVLIGGSLLITSGFSLYLGNVFPADMDYLRCAAGSGLPAGIASLAIAKNRHVAVSDFQVVYVSTFAVTTTCLVWFGCKLVLNPSAVNINFNLILMILLEVLMASTVILSARSAEDCCCHRKPVTYDRPVVIMPAVFPTGLLKAYSVIEVIVGISAVFGGIIALNMDALLPGPYLSVTFFWILVACFPSAIASHVVSEYPNKCLVEVLIAISSVTSSLLFSASGFLSCSVISFIEIFLHDVPAAKQSYDILLLILMVLLLVQAILTSATVVHCASYKSQLRIRAPECNDSMYTQTHYSEVRQQQAPNGTLQDFNKDRAWKAVVVQVAQ; the protein is encoded by the exons ATGCAGTGCAATGAGCTCTCAGCCAGAGAGGAGTTCACCTACAGCCACGTGTCCACTCTGCAGAAGGGAAGTGAGATGCTGGGACGACGGGGCGACAGGGGAGTGGATAGAAGGCTAGATAGGGGGGAGCTGCCTAGGCCTGAGCGGGACAGCTACACAGTGGACGTGAGGGCCAGTGATCTGCAGCTGGCCCAGGTGGAGCCTCTAAAGCACCCCTGCTTCAGCTACAGGGCCTGGCTCTACAGCGTTCTCATAGGG GGCAGTCTTCTCATCACATCTGGTTTCTCTCTGTACCTGGGAAATGTGTTTCCTGCTGACATGGACTACCTACGCTGTGCTGCAGGCTCT GGCCTCCCTGCAGGAATAGCCAGCCTTGCCATTGCAAAGAACAGACATGTTGCA gTGTCAGATTTCCAGGTGGTGTATGTGTCAACATTTGCTGTGACTACTACCTGCCTGGTTTGGTTTGGATGTAAACTGGTCCTGAATCCTTCTGCTGTCAAT ATCAACTTTAACCTCATTTTGATGATTTTGCTGGAGGTGTTGATGGCCAGTACTGTAATCCTATCAGCCCGGTCTGCAGAGgactgctgctgccacaggaag CCAGTGACTTATGACAGACCTGTGGTTATAATGCCTGCAGTGTTCCCCACTGGACTCCTTAAAGCATATTCT GTGATTGAAGTAATTGTAGGAATCTCTGCTGTATTTGGAGGAATTATTGCACTCAACATGGATGCTTTACTACCTGGCCCCTACTTGTCTGTCACATTTTTCTGGATTCTTGTGGCT tgttttcctaGTGCTATTGCCAGTCATGTTGTGTCAGAATACCCCAACAAATGTCTG GTTGAGGTGCTGATTGCCATCAGCAGCGTAACGTCTTCCCTGCTCTTTTCAGCCTCTGGCTTCCTCTCATGCAGTGTGATCAGCTTTATTGAAATTTTCCTGCATGATGTGCCTGCTGCAAAG cAATCCTATGACATCCTGCTGCTGATtctgatggtgctgctgctggtgcaggcAATTCTAACTTCAGCCACTGTGGTGCACTGTGCCTCCTACAAGAGTCAGCTCCGCATAAGGGCTCCAGAGTGCAATGACAGCATGTACACTCAGACCCATTACAGTGAGGTAAGGCAG
- the mlc1 gene encoding membrane protein MLC1 isoform X3, translating into MQCNELSAREEFTYSHVSTLQKGSEMLGRRGDRGVDRRLDRGELPRPERDSYTVDVRASDLQLAQVEPLKHPCFSYRAWLYSVLIGGSLLITSGFSLYLGNVFPADMDYLRCAAGSGLPAGIASLAIAKNRHVAVSDFQVVYVSTFAVTTTCLVWFGCKLVLNPSAVNINFNLILMILLEVLMASTVILSARSAEDCCCHRKPVTYDRPVVIMPAVFPTGLLKAYSVIEVIVGISAVFGGIIALNMDALLPGPYLSVTFFWILVACFPSAIASHVVSEYPNKCLVEVLIAISSVTSSLLFSASGFLSCSVISFIEIFLHDVPAAKQSYDILLLILMVLLLVQAILTSATVVHCASYKSQLRIRAPECNDSMYTQTHYSEQAPNGTLQDFNKDRAWKAVVVQVAQ; encoded by the exons ATGCAGTGCAATGAGCTCTCAGCCAGAGAGGAGTTCACCTACAGCCACGTGTCCACTCTGCAGAAGGGAAGTGAGATGCTGGGACGACGGGGCGACAGGGGAGTGGATAGAAGGCTAGATAGGGGGGAGCTGCCTAGGCCTGAGCGGGACAGCTACACAGTGGACGTGAGGGCCAGTGATCTGCAGCTGGCCCAGGTGGAGCCTCTAAAGCACCCCTGCTTCAGCTACAGGGCCTGGCTCTACAGCGTTCTCATAGGG GGCAGTCTTCTCATCACATCTGGTTTCTCTCTGTACCTGGGAAATGTGTTTCCTGCTGACATGGACTACCTACGCTGTGCTGCAGGCTCT GGCCTCCCTGCAGGAATAGCCAGCCTTGCCATTGCAAAGAACAGACATGTTGCA gTGTCAGATTTCCAGGTGGTGTATGTGTCAACATTTGCTGTGACTACTACCTGCCTGGTTTGGTTTGGATGTAAACTGGTCCTGAATCCTTCTGCTGTCAAT ATCAACTTTAACCTCATTTTGATGATTTTGCTGGAGGTGTTGATGGCCAGTACTGTAATCCTATCAGCCCGGTCTGCAGAGgactgctgctgccacaggaag CCAGTGACTTATGACAGACCTGTGGTTATAATGCCTGCAGTGTTCCCCACTGGACTCCTTAAAGCATATTCT GTGATTGAAGTAATTGTAGGAATCTCTGCTGTATTTGGAGGAATTATTGCACTCAACATGGATGCTTTACTACCTGGCCCCTACTTGTCTGTCACATTTTTCTGGATTCTTGTGGCT tgttttcctaGTGCTATTGCCAGTCATGTTGTGTCAGAATACCCCAACAAATGTCTG GTTGAGGTGCTGATTGCCATCAGCAGCGTAACGTCTTCCCTGCTCTTTTCAGCCTCTGGCTTCCTCTCATGCAGTGTGATCAGCTTTATTGAAATTTTCCTGCATGATGTGCCTGCTGCAAAG cAATCCTATGACATCCTGCTGCTGATtctgatggtgctgctgctggtgcaggcAATTCTAACTTCAGCCACTGTGGTGCACTGTGCCTCCTACAAGAGTCAGCTCCGCATAAGGGCTCCAGAGTGCAATGACAGCATGTACACTCAGACCCATTACAGTGAG